The Hypomesus transpacificus isolate Combined female unplaced genomic scaffold, fHypTra1 scaffold_27, whole genome shotgun sequence DNA segment ccctccctccctcctggctctAGGTAGGGGTGGATGTGAGGAGGGGCACTCAGTCAGTGAAGCGCACCAGTCTGCGGAGAGTAAAACACTGAATCACGCATACCCAGTCCTCAAGGTACGGGACACCAAGCACTCGTGCTTCCCCAGTGCTTGGATAGATGCTTCTAGAAGTACCTATCAAATTCCGCTCGCACAAGCGCACAGCAGCATCCCCAATCTGCTTGCTTGCAAAAAAAAACCTTTGCAAAAGAGCCTTTGTTTACCTGTACTTCCAAAGCAAATACATGTCTTACAGCTTACATGTCTCTTCTGTTCTCTACTTCCATTTGAATCAACAAGATACTGTTTATATCTGCTTGCTTGGTCGTATTCACCTTCCCTTTTGTGTTTGCGGTGCATATGCTGAGGTTTATGTTACTAATAGCAGCAAATATCACTGCATGAtatctttctgtttctcccAGGACCGGACATCCACTGCCAAACCAACCACGAAAACACACCCGGGGGATAGAGGGaagtgagggagaggtggagacaaagaagagagagagactcacgagttgaaatgaacacaaacacaaaaccatCCTCAGAAGGACCATGGGGCGCCCCtctaaaggaaaaaaagaaaagaaaagacaacAGGGGTCAACTTGTAGTTTTGTAACATTTTTAACGAAAAGATATACCACTAGTATTAGGGCATGATTTTTCTATAAAAgaaaaccacaaaaaaaaacgtatgAAAATCCAACTACAAAAAAAAAGGCTACAAAAAAGTGCTTCCTGTCAACTGTAATCGCATGATTAACCGCTGGTGCATGCCCTTTTGACCTTTTGACTGTCATTATCTACAAACTGAAGAGGTATGGGGTACAGAGCCTTCCCAGGACTGGGTCAGGGGAAAGCCCGACGAccttttttccccaaaaaaggAGTTGTTTGTGTCAGCAAGTGAAGTCTGAAAACACTGcagcaccccccccaaaaaagcaaagtctttttttttcccctcaaccAATTGTTACTTCTACAGCAAAGCCAATGCGGAGGCCTCCCAATGCCTCACACCCTCTCCCTGTTCTTCGATGTGATATATGCACTTCTATGCCACGTGgacgtgtgtcagtgtgtgtatgtgtgcgcgtgttgtgCGTATCAACCGCATGTGTTCTCGCTTCTGTTCTGCTTCGGCGCCGAGCTCCTGGTTGGTTCGTGCCCCCTGTGATGTCACGGCGTGCTCGGCGAATGACAAAGCCGGCGTGCTCCCCGCCCCCCGCCGCTCGTGGGCGTCAGTCTACTCGTGCCGTCTTTCCTTTGTGAACGCCCGTGCTTCCTGTGTTGCTTTAGGAGCCGTCCACCCCAAGACCAGCGTTGATTGGCTCCAGCAGGGACTGACGTTTTCTGTTTTCGGGTCTGAGTTTGGGGCGGGgcagggaagggggtggggctgCTTTTCCAGACTTTGGGAAcgtggttgttgtttttttttccagacGGGGCTTTGATGGCTTGAGACTCTGCGACGCAGCCGGTGGATTAATTGCACAACCAAACTCCTCTCTTACAAAGCAAGGCGGTGGGTCACTGCCCCCTCTGGCCGCACCTGGCATTGCACCCGTCCTGTTGATCCATGACCTTGACATGCTTTTTTGGTTTCCAGCGTACGCAAACACTATCTGCTACAtgacccactctctctctctccctctccctctctctccctctcccctctctctctctctctctctctccctctttcactctcctctccctctctctctcctccctctctctctctctctctctctctctcattgcttTGCTATGGCTGTAGCACCACTCTGCGACTCCCTGTGAAGGGTTGCATCGTACACTGGGGAGGAACCGAAACTGACAGCAGCAGAAAGAATTCCATGAAGAGTGGTTTTAAAAGAAGTTTTGTGTGAAAGGAGTAGCTATTGTACGGTAGGGCAGCATGACACAATGGTGGGCTAGTCCTGGATCTCTGCTCCTCCTACATCTCAGAGTACAGTATGGACATACAGATAGCACTGTGATCGTCTAACGgacactgacccctgacccgtGAACTGTGAAGtcgcacacaggaacacacttaCAGGAACAAACAtaggaacacgcacacacatacacacacatacacacacgtacacacacatacacttttgGAGCCTGGTCAGACTCGGATAACGTATACACTGGTGTCTGCCACAGCAATAATATTAAACACAGAGAGAAGTGTACAGTTGGTGGGTGTTCTGTGTACATTCTGCACATGTCAAGCAGCATTGGCACAGAAATCAAAAgcatgcataaatgtaaaagatGTCATACAGGCAAGTATGTAAATGGAGAAAAAAATGTTGTCCAGAAAAGATCTAAAAGGTCTAAACATTCATGACCAAATCCGACTGCATCTGGGCAGTTTCATTGATCTTGATGTTACAGTGTTAAATGGTTACACTACCACCTGGTGGCAAGGAGTGATAATTTagacaaaacaagccaggttgtAGCCCTGGGGGTCAGGCAGCAAAGGTTCAGAAAGATGGTTAGGTGGTACAGCATTTACCGTAGCAGATATTATCCAAGATATGCTAACTTCATACCCAGAGCTCATGAATGAATCTATGAATTAATTGATCATGGTAGCACACATTTACTGGAAATAATCTGAATATTTAACCATGAGCACTATATATGTACTGTAGCTTGAATGAGTGAGACACTGAATGTTTGAATAGATTCCACAGACATTGCACACACTATTCCCTTCCAAACGATGCATATGAAAGCCTCATCTGTGATGTCACTTTGGTCACATATCACATATTTTCCACTTGTATTCCGCTCAGGTTTCAGTTCTGCCCCCTGTATTTGAGTTCAGAACCCAGCTTGGGAACCAACATGCGTGCTGCAGAAACTAAAGACGAAGGTTTGATGGTCTGTGGAGGGGtgtaggattgtgggtatgtgtgtgtgggggggaagggcGTGAGGGGAAGGCatgcgtgtgcgcgcgtgtgtgtgtgtgtatgcaaggggTGGACAGATCATAGATTACTGTGGCGTGACTATAAAAGGACACGAGGTATTAGGTGCAGTGAGTTACCCAAATGTGTCTCCCTTTTGTTTACCAGTGCACCTGGTTAACGGTCCCTCCTCCCAAGGTCAGTTCTGCTACAGTATTACTCAACATGTAAACAAGCCGTGCAACCATGTGACGTTGTTTCCTGCTCTGGAATTGAATGGACTGATGAACTGACGTGAAACTCAATCAACAACTGATTTACACGTTTTAAAATGTTGTCAGTCAATCAGTTTAATGTTCCTTAACTTGTGTGAGCTAAGAAGGAGCTAAGACAACTACCCATATATGGAACTGTACAATAACATCCAGCCTGGGTGTCTTGTTAGAGGAATAGGTGTCTGTGTGATGGTGACAGGTATTACAGTTTGTAATTGCCCTCTGATTAAACTGAAAATTGAGCTGGTAAACACAAACCTTTGCACTGTGACAACTGTAGTCTCCACTtgaatgtgtgcatgcgtgtgtgtgtgtgagtgtgcgcgcgcgtgtgttcAATCGCTTATGGGAAGGGGGGTGGACACGAGAGATCAAAGAAACGTATTTTGAAAAGAGTGTTGTAAAATTGTAACTGTTGCAAAGAATAGTGATCACCTATACTCCTTTAGAATGGATACATGACAATATAGACGCAATATCATATTACTCTGTACTAAGGAATGCAACTGCGCACATGcacagaaaaatatgtttttatgaaaataaatgtataaatatatgacaaaatatatttaattaGAATGCTATGCACCCTTATAGAGTTGTTATGGATGTTATTTACGCATATTATAGTAACTACTAGACTATAGGCTAATGCCCGCATCATGGAGGATGTAGGGGCTTTGTAGGCATTTgaacttgttttctttttttattgtcatggagagaggaaaaacaaacaatataagCCTTTCAATCAGAATCATTCTGACATGAAATAATGTATAGATCATCTATCCTGTACACCAGCTCAAAACCATTTACAGAAGTTATTAAATAAAGATGTGACATAATGTGTTTTTCTCTTTAAATATTGTAACATAAAGATACATTTGTTGTCCGATTTAAATGATGGTAAATGGTAAACGTGTAGTCAAGACCCAGTGAAACTACATGTCCCAATGAGCTCCACCGTGTCATTTCTTATGCGCTAGTCTGACGCCCCCTTGTTTTAGCCTATCACGATGGGTGTTGATTTGACGGAGTGCAGAGACACGCCCTTACGGTTTTtgtagtagatgtttttttGGTGCACGTGGAGGTTTCAACGTTGTGGTTATGCAGATATTTGACTGAATGTGTAATATGTGTTAGCAATTCTCGCTTTTAAGgattttttatttacatttcaatTCATTTAATTCGCagttattatatattttaaagcGTATCAGTCAGCCACTTTGCATTGGTTTCTAGATAAGACGACACATTTGGAGAGGCATGTCAAAAGGCAATCAAACCACCAGTCGGGCGATCCCGACCACCCGAAAAATCATCATCAACGATGCAGCACACATGCCTCAAGATTACTCTACAACTCCTGGAGGAACCATATTCAGCACCACTCCAGGAGGTAACGTGGGGAACCTCAACAATAGTCATAACATTAGCTGCATGCAATGATACGGCTATTATTAATTTAATTAAGATACAGACACTAAGAATGTTGTCTACTTATGCCGCCCATAGCCTATTGACGTGACTGACGTGTTCACGTGGTCCAATCCTATGAGCTATACAAAATAATCCCTGTTGTTGTTGACGGAAACATGTTTGCTAAATGTCCAAAACACTAACATTCTATACTTAACCATCAAGAGTTAAAAAGTAATATGTAACTTTTTCCCAACAAAATCCAATATTGTCCCACAATTGACTTCAAATAGACCCTTAATCCTAGATACAACACTTTCCTCAGAGGGATTGAGAGTTAGTAGAGATGTGGGAATGTTGGCACCAAACTCATCTGGCTACTGACATTATCACTCCAGATACCATGTTCCCTTGTGTTTGGTTCAAACACAAGCTGCTCCTAGAGAGTATACCCTTCCAATATATTGTGTACGTTAAATGCTCAATATGGCCTTAGACTGAAACAAATCTGGGTAGGGTGGATCTTGAGCATGTTTGTATGCAGACATTCAGTTTGTAACACAAATCACAGCCAATACAATGACtcgtcattttttttttcttctctaccACGCTAAAACCAACCCCTAGGCACTCGAATCATCTATGACAGGAAGTTCCTCCTGCAGTGTCGAACATCTCCTCTGGCCCGTACCCCCCCCACCAGCCTGCCTGATATCCCAGGGGTGACCAGCCCCATTTTGGCTCACCCCAAACAGACCTCAAACACAACCAGCCACAGCCCCCAAGCTCAAGGAAGTGCGGGTAAGAGTCCgagctttgtgtgtctgtcgatTCA contains these protein-coding regions:
- the eif4ebp1 gene encoding eukaryotic translation initiation factor 4E-binding protein 1, giving the protein MSKGNQTTSRAIPTTRKIIINDAAHMPQDYSTTPGGTIFSTTPGGTRIIYDRKFLLQCRTSPLARTPPTSLPDIPGVTSPILAHPKQTSNTTSHSPQAQGSAEEDAQFEIDI